The Fundulus heteroclitus isolate FHET01 chromosome 13, MU-UCD_Fhet_4.1, whole genome shotgun sequence genome contains a region encoding:
- the dtnbp1b gene encoding dystrobrevin binding protein 1b isoform X2: MSTSPGARDGSQRSSLELDVEHSQKAPGAEQGGAPTPQVKLKERQKFFEEAFQQDMEQYLSTGYLQITERRGSMSSMEVNVDMLEQMDLMDMSDHEALDVFLHSGGEDNSAASPVKGPDVESFTTEISLQVPTQAELRHKLSSLSSTCTDSASQDTEAGEDEEEEEEAEQGGGGVGGRRGKPPVVVTLDEEEVHADTLLVDREDQEDQSSRDCEERRQQV; encoded by the exons TGGAGCTGGACGTGGAGCACTCGCAGAAAGCCCCCGGAGCCGAACAAGGAGGGGCCCCGACACCCCAGGTGAAGctgaaagagagacagaagttCTTCGAGGAGGCCTTTCAGCAAGACATGGAGCAGTACCTGTCCACTGGCTACCTGCAGATCACCGAGAGGAGAG GCAGCATGTCGTCCATGGAGGTGAACGTGGACATGCTGGAGCAGATGGATCTGATGGACATGTCTGACCACGAGGCGCTGGACGTGTTCCTGCACTCCGGTGGAGAGGACAACAGCGCCGCCTCACCTGTCAAAG GTCCAGATGTTGAGTCCTTCACGACCGAGATCAGCCTCCAGGTTCCCACCCAGGCCGAGCTCCGGCACAAGCTGTCGTCCCTGTCGTCCACCTGCACCGACTCGGCCAGCCAGGACACGGAGGCCggggaggacgaggaggaggaggaggaggcggagcaAGGAGGAGGTGGTGTCGGAGGAAGGAGAGGAAAGCCCCCCGTAGTAGTGACCCTGGATGAAGAGGAGGTCCATGCAGACACTCTGCTGGTGGACCGAGAGGATCAGGAAGATCAGAGCAGTCGAGACTGTGAGGAAAGGAGGCAGCAGGTTTGA
- the dtnbp1b gene encoding dystrobrevin binding protein 1b isoform X1: MSTSPGARDGSQRSSLELDVEHSQKAPGAEQGGAPTPQVKLKERQKFFEEAFQQDMEQYLSTGYLQITERREPIGSMSSMEVNVDMLEQMDLMDMSDHEALDVFLHSGGEDNSAASPVKGPDVESFTTEISLQVPTQAELRHKLSSLSSTCTDSASQDTEAGEDEEEEEEAEQGGGGVGGRRGKPPVVVTLDEEEVHADTLLVDREDQEDQSSRDCEERRQQV; encoded by the exons TGGAGCTGGACGTGGAGCACTCGCAGAAAGCCCCCGGAGCCGAACAAGGAGGGGCCCCGACACCCCAGGTGAAGctgaaagagagacagaagttCTTCGAGGAGGCCTTTCAGCAAGACATGGAGCAGTACCTGTCCACTGGCTACCTGCAGATCACCGAGAGGAGAG AGCCAATAGGCAGCATGTCGTCCATGGAGGTGAACGTGGACATGCTGGAGCAGATGGATCTGATGGACATGTCTGACCACGAGGCGCTGGACGTGTTCCTGCACTCCGGTGGAGAGGACAACAGCGCCGCCTCACCTGTCAAAG GTCCAGATGTTGAGTCCTTCACGACCGAGATCAGCCTCCAGGTTCCCACCCAGGCCGAGCTCCGGCACAAGCTGTCGTCCCTGTCGTCCACCTGCACCGACTCGGCCAGCCAGGACACGGAGGCCggggaggacgaggaggaggaggaggaggcggagcaAGGAGGAGGTGGTGTCGGAGGAAGGAGAGGAAAGCCCCCCGTAGTAGTGACCCTGGATGAAGAGGAGGTCCATGCAGACACTCTGCTGGTGGACCGAGAGGATCAGGAAGATCAGAGCAGTCGAGACTGTGAGGAAAGGAGGCAGCAGGTTTGA